AGGGGTAGATATCATTGCACAGCCACCAGGTAAAAAGCTGCAGAACTTAAGCCTACTATCTGGGGGAGAACGAGCATTGACGGCAATAGCCTTATTATTCTCCATTTTAAAAGTGAGGCCGGTGCCATTTTGTATCCTTGATGAAGTCGAGGCTGCGCTTGATGAGGCGAATGTCGTCCGGTTCAGCCAATTCTTAAGGAAGTTCAGTAGGGAAACACAGTTTATCGTCATCACTCACCGGAAAGGTACGATGGAGGAAGCGGATGTCCTCTACGGGATTACGATGCAAGAGTCAGGTGTATCCAAGCTTGTTTCAGTACGGATGGAAGAATCGGAAAACTTTATCGAAGTGTGAATTCATGAATGAGGGGAAGTGGGACAATGAGTTTTTTTAAAAAGCTAAAAGAGAAGTTTACGGCCCAGGAAGAGAAAGAAAAAGAAGTTGAAGTACAAGTACAAGAAATCTCCATAGGGGAAAAATTTAAGCAAGGTTTGTCAAAGACGAGGAATTCCTTTACTGGAAGAGTCAATGAGCTTGTTGCCCGTTATCGGAAAGTGGATGAGGACTTTTTTGAAGAACTGGAAGAAATCCTGATTCAGGCTGACGTCGGCTTTGATACCGTGATGGAATTGATCGATCAATTAAAAACGGAGGTCAAGCTTCGCAATATTTCCGATACAAGGGAAGTGCAATCCGTCATTTCAGAAAAGCTTGTTGATATTTACCAAGGTGATGAAGGTGATTCTTCTGGCCTGAACATCCAAGAAGAAGGCTTGACGGTCATTTTGTTTGTCGGCGTGAATGGAGTAGGTAAAACGACGACAATCGGAAAACTTGCTCATAAGTTCAAGACTGAAGGTAAATCGGTAGTACTGGCAGCGGGGGATACTTTCCGTGCTGGCGCGATTGAAC
This genomic stretch from Peribacillus muralis harbors:
- the ftsY gene encoding signal recognition particle-docking protein FtsY, giving the protein MSFFKKLKEKFTAQEEKEKEVEVQVQEISIGEKFKQGLSKTRNSFTGRVNELVARYRKVDEDFFEELEEILIQADVGFDTVMELIDQLKTEVKLRNISDTREVQSVISEKLVDIYQGDEGDSSGLNIQEEGLTVILFVGVNGVGKTTTIGKLAHKFKTEGKSVVLAAGDTFRAGAIEQLEVWGERVGVSVIKQGEGSDPAAVMFDAVQAAKARKADILICDTAGRLQNKVNLMKELEKVKRVIEREVPGAPHEVLLALDATTGQNALIQAKTFKEATNVSGIVLTKLDGTAKGGIVLAIRNELAIPVKFVGLGEKMDDLQEFDAEKYVYGLFADIIDKEEL